Proteins from one Dermacentor variabilis isolate Ectoservices chromosome 1, ASM5094787v1, whole genome shotgun sequence genomic window:
- the LOC142583184 gene encoding alpha-(1,3)-fucosyltransferase C-like has product MRTEVVTPAPSAKKPGTDHGVMGPTDVTTSSSVLTVNSTISTFRRVFNPRILLWTEPGTKRLVEGTHLPAAGDSALRYCSFPVRDSLPRDPFENLLLGCYVTTDRSLLERSDAVVFDASAIHATLPPEFRDPRQVWVFWTHRGSVPTKDLGTMTADSFNWTMARRMDADVVIPFGNWTISDKPASSDYVKKEQIKKGTALFFTSDCDEDDTNHVLKDVMGALEGSTVYSCGVTHCGWFQMCLAEYAKDFYFLLVPESSGCYEHPLEAIYGALRFGLVPVYFGNKELKGLPEHSFVSALALMPSQNIASYLKALIDDLDLYSDFFKWKETYALSHRDDLCYLCDSLRAPFEKRSADVLSWWKKTNLCPLDHKYNQAHSLPHDAYML; this is encoded by the coding sequence ATGCGGACTGAAGTGGTGACTCCAGCTCCCTCGGCGAAGAAGCCAGGAACAGACCACGGCGTCATGGGGCCCACCGACGTCACCACCTCCAGCAGTGTACTGACCGTGAACAGCACCATCTCGACTTTTCGCAGAGTCTTCAATCCTCGTATCCTGCTGTGGACGGAGCCTGGCACGAAACGGCTCGTTGAAGGCACACACTTGCCAGCCGCAGGAGACAGTGCTTTGCGGTACTGTTCGTTTCCAGTCCGAGATTCCTTGCCTCGGGACCCGTTCGAAAACTTGCTACTGGGCTGTTACGTTACCACGGACCGCTCTCTGCTCGAACGAAGCGACGCCGTGGTATTTGATGCCTCAGCCATTCACGCCACGCTTCCTCCTGAGTTCCGGGATCCGAGACAGGTTTGGGTTTTCTGGACACACCGCGGCAGCGTTCCTACGAAAGATCTCGGTACGATGACTGCCGACTCATTCAATTGGACCATGGCACGCCGGATGGATGCCGACGTCGTCATACCCTTCGGCAACTGGACAATAAGTGACAAGCCTGCTTCAAGTGACTATGTTAAGAAGGAGCAAATCAAGAAGGGCACCGCCCTTTTCTTCACCAGTGATTGTGATGAAGACGACACTAACCATGTACTCAAGGACGTGATGGGAGCCCTGGAAGGCTCGACGGTGTACAGCTGCGGCGTCACCCATTGTGGCTGGTTTCAGATGTGCCTGGCCGAGTACGCGAAGGACTTCTACTTCTTGCTTGTCCCCGAGTCGTCGGGCTGCTACGAGCACCCATTGGAGGCAATTTACGGTGCCTTAAGGTTTGGACTGGTGCCAGTCTACTTCGGGAACAAGGAGTTGAAAGGCCTACCTGAGCATTCGTTTGTGTCTGCGCTTGCTCTGATGCCTTCGCAGAATATTGCTAGCTATCTGAAGGCGCTGATTGACGATCTTGACTTGTACAGTGACTTCTTCAAGTGGAAGGAAACGTACGCGCTTAGCCACCGTGACGACCTCTGCTATCTGTGCGACTCGCTGCGAGCCCCTTTTGAGAAGCGGAGCGCTGACGTCCTGTCCTGGTGGAAGAAGACCAACCTATGTCCACTAGATCACAAATACAATCAGGCACATAGCCTCCCTCATGATGCATACATGCTCTGA